From a single Chloracidobacterium thermophilum B genomic region:
- a CDS encoding sigma 54-interacting transcriptional regulator, protein MRYFDLQPADDLSAIGRITQNIGDVSGRDPLAALKELEDLLSISLPPLDSLRRCQIAEQWEVLGNYSAAEQQLSQISMEGLPDDIAAQVLLRRASLCRWTNDAPQAIHLAKQAQELAQKVNDDECAGEAAAVIGYAYWLLDEYEMAYDALRQAVEVLGRTKNLRAFAQACWALTYVCNLLGRTSEAQEVSERGIVALTNSPKADTPFGQTILGHLRASQAVIAFECGNVEIALMIHERALDHWMSTNDPRLLANGYRNVAEIHFATGNWDQAEDLLEQADYLISESDPSIRCSTLITMSRLSARRGKFSDARLALADANMLASQSGSRSLLAEYHDALGETDLLEQNYADAENNFAAARDLFIKMNQPSRVAYANLRLAETRLAQGDLAGAQGFFEVARELAARTTNPLLEAHVERISGKLALAQGDTTTGLVALLRSIHGFESLNFAWQVALGYFDIGTAVGEGIPLMQQREWLETAISIFRHLGTAPHLMAAEAALVELSRRTPVTLQDLPGLNTTQVERLTTAMASTESVARELAAIIDSYKIAVAVFAENVEGDVLVITSRGLENETVQDLRTLLRRRLQHPDTPHSDSIRFECLWQTETHLSPHRPRSLWVHLGRLKPDIEPLIHSLLRLAGTALELCHLRAVVEELSTAQKVSEVRVDDATLSELGLIGVSPAMREIAARILRIRDASVTVLITGESGTGKEVVARAIHRASARRHKPFVAFNCAAVPSELLESQLFGHKKGAFTGADKDALGVIRAADGGTLFLDEIGELPLHLQPKLLRFLQEREVHPVGADRAMAVDVRVIAATNRDLAREVAARNFREDLFHRLNVLNIALPPLRERRADIPVLAQAFLQEAAARNQKTVTLSEAALTALTLYDWPGNVRQLQNEIERVVALADDRELLTPSSFNFTVPSTSPPTEAGLETIFPEGHIPPKLADAVALLERHLITESLKRHGGNVTRTAQELGISRPSLYAKCKTYGITISKAVGG, encoded by the coding sequence ATGCGTTACTTTGACCTGCAACCGGCTGATGACCTTTCCGCCATAGGGCGCATCACTCAGAACATTGGGGACGTTTCGGGACGCGACCCGCTGGCCGCCCTCAAGGAACTCGAAGACCTGCTTTCAATTTCCCTGCCACCGCTCGACTCGCTGCGCCGCTGTCAAATTGCTGAACAGTGGGAAGTGCTGGGCAACTACAGTGCGGCGGAGCAGCAATTGTCCCAAATCAGCATGGAAGGGCTGCCGGATGACATTGCAGCCCAGGTGCTGCTGCGGCGGGCCAGCCTCTGCCGCTGGACGAACGATGCGCCGCAGGCCATTCACCTCGCCAAGCAGGCGCAGGAACTTGCCCAAAAGGTCAATGATGACGAATGCGCCGGCGAAGCCGCAGCGGTCATCGGCTACGCTTACTGGCTGCTGGATGAATACGAAATGGCCTACGACGCCCTGCGGCAGGCCGTTGAAGTGCTCGGGCGGACCAAAAACCTGCGCGCCTTTGCACAAGCCTGCTGGGCGCTGACCTACGTCTGCAATCTGCTGGGACGTACCTCTGAAGCCCAGGAGGTTTCGGAGCGTGGCATTGTGGCGCTGACCAACTCCCCCAAGGCCGACACGCCCTTCGGACAGACCATTCTCGGACACCTGCGGGCAAGCCAGGCGGTCATCGCCTTTGAGTGCGGCAATGTTGAGATTGCCCTCATGATCCACGAGCGGGCGCTTGATCACTGGATGTCCACGAATGACCCGCGCCTGCTGGCCAATGGCTACCGCAATGTCGCCGAAATTCACTTTGCCACCGGCAACTGGGACCAGGCCGAGGACCTGCTCGAACAGGCGGACTACCTGATTAGCGAAAGCGATCCCTCCATCCGCTGTTCAACACTTATTACCATGAGCCGCCTGTCGGCCCGGCGTGGCAAGTTTTCCGACGCCCGCCTGGCGCTGGCCGACGCCAACATGCTGGCGTCACAATCCGGCAGCCGCAGCCTGTTGGCCGAATACCACGATGCCCTTGGTGAAACCGACCTGCTGGAGCAAAACTACGCCGACGCCGAAAACAACTTTGCGGCGGCGCGCGACCTGTTCATCAAGATGAACCAACCCAGCCGGGTGGCTTACGCCAACCTGCGGCTGGCCGAAACCCGTCTCGCGCAGGGGGACCTTGCCGGGGCCCAAGGCTTTTTTGAAGTTGCCCGCGAGTTGGCGGCCCGTACGACCAATCCGCTGCTTGAAGCCCACGTAGAGCGGATCAGCGGCAAACTCGCTCTGGCACAGGGGGATACAACAACCGGACTCGTGGCGCTGCTGCGCAGTATCCACGGCTTCGAATCGCTCAACTTCGCCTGGCAGGTGGCCCTGGGTTACTTCGATATTGGGACGGCCGTAGGTGAGGGCATTCCTCTCATGCAGCAGCGGGAATGGCTCGAAACGGCCATCAGCATCTTCCGGCATCTTGGGACGGCTCCCCACCTGATGGCCGCGGAAGCGGCGCTGGTCGAACTCAGCCGGCGCACGCCCGTGACCCTGCAGGACCTGCCCGGTCTCAACACCACCCAGGTTGAGCGTCTGACAACGGCGATGGCTTCGACCGAATCCGTCGCCCGTGAACTCGCCGCCATCATTGACAGCTACAAGATCGCCGTCGCCGTCTTTGCCGAAAATGTCGAAGGGGATGTCCTGGTCATCACCTCCCGTGGGCTGGAAAATGAAACCGTTCAGGATTTGCGCACCCTTCTGAGACGACGCCTCCAGCACCCGGACACGCCCCACAGCGACTCCATCCGCTTCGAGTGTCTCTGGCAGACCGAAACCCATCTTTCGCCGCATCGTCCGCGCAGCCTGTGGGTTCATCTGGGACGGCTCAAACCGGACATCGAGCCACTCATTCATTCCCTGCTGCGTCTGGCCGGCACGGCCCTGGAGCTATGTCATCTCCGGGCTGTGGTGGAGGAACTCTCCACCGCCCAGAAAGTCAGCGAAGTGCGCGTGGATGATGCTACTCTGTCTGAACTGGGACTCATTGGCGTCTCGCCAGCGATGCGCGAGATTGCCGCAAGGATTCTGCGCATCCGGGATGCTTCCGTGACGGTGCTCATCACCGGCGAGTCCGGCACTGGCAAGGAAGTCGTGGCGCGCGCCATTCACCGCGCCTCGGCGCGGCGTCACAAACCCTTTGTCGCCTTCAACTGCGCGGCTGTTCCGTCCGAACTGCTCGAAAGCCAGCTCTTCGGCCACAAGAAGGGGGCCTTTACCGGGGCGGACAAAGATGCCCTGGGGGTCATCCGGGCCGCCGACGGCGGAACACTCTTCCTCGATGAAATTGGTGAGCTGCCACTGCACCTTCAACCCAAACTCCTGCGCTTTCTTCAGGAACGGGAAGTCCACCCGGTCGGCGCTGACCGGGCGATGGCCGTGGATGTACGGGTCATTGCCGCCACCAACCGCGATCTTGCACGGGAAGTCGCCGCCCGCAACTTTCGGGAGGACCTGTTTCACCGGCTCAATGTCCTCAACATCGCCCTGCCGCCGCTGCGCGAACGGCGGGCTGACATCCCTGTGTTGGCCCAGGCGTTCCTTCAGGAAGCCGCAGCGCGCAACCAAAAGACAGTGACGCTGTCCGAAGCAGCCCTGACGGCGCTGACCCTTTATGACTGGCCGGGCAACGTCCGGCAGTTGCAGAATGAAATCGAGCGTGTCGTCGCACTGGCCGATGACCGGGAGCTGCTTACCCCGTCGTCGTTTAACTTTACCGTGCCGTCCACCAGCCCGCCGACCGAAGCTGGACTGGAAACCATTTTCCCGGAAGGGCACATCCCGCCAAAACTCGCCGACGCCGTCGCGCTGCTCGAACGCCACCTGATCACCGAAAGCCTCAAACGCCACGGCGGCAATGTCACCCGGACGGCGCAGGAACTTGGCATCAGCCGTCCCAGCCTCTATGCCAAGTGCAAAACCTATGGCATTACCATCAGCAAAGCTGTGGGCGGCTGA
- the rfbF gene encoding glucose-1-phosphate cytidylyltransferase, with amino-acid sequence MKVAILCGGRGTRLREVSETIPKPMVPIGEHPILWHVMKLYASHGLTEFVLLLGYKGTVIREYFLNFAAYECDVTVDLSATGDRRLTFHGTPAEPWQVTLLNTGEDTLTGGRVRRARRYLETDELFCLTYGDGVGNVDITALLAFHRQHGRLATVTAVRPPGRFGELVLDDHRHVRVFNEKPQVSGGYINGGFFVFHRDVLERYFPDRDDLMLEKEPLEALARDGELMAFRHDGFWQPMDTPREFQLLNDLWRSGEAPWKIW; translated from the coding sequence ATGAAAGTTGCCATTCTCTGTGGCGGACGAGGGACACGCCTGCGGGAGGTGAGCGAAACCATCCCGAAGCCCATGGTGCCGATTGGCGAGCATCCGATTCTGTGGCATGTCATGAAACTTTACGCCTCGCACGGCCTGACCGAGTTTGTCCTGCTGCTGGGCTACAAAGGGACGGTCATCCGGGAGTATTTTCTCAACTTCGCCGCCTATGAATGTGACGTGACGGTGGACCTGTCCGCAACCGGCGACCGCCGCCTCACCTTTCACGGGACGCCAGCCGAGCCGTGGCAGGTGACGCTGCTCAACACCGGGGAGGACACCCTGACCGGCGGGCGGGTCCGCCGGGCGCGCCGCTATCTGGAAACGGACGAGCTGTTCTGCCTGACCTACGGGGATGGCGTCGGCAACGTGGACATCACCGCCCTGCTCGCCTTCCACCGGCAGCACGGGCGGCTGGCAACGGTCACGGCCGTCCGCCCGCCGGGACGTTTCGGCGAACTCGTGCTGGATGACCACCGCCACGTGCGCGTTTTCAACGAAAAGCCCCAGGTGAGCGGCGGCTACATCAACGGCGGTTTTTTTGTCTTTCACCGGGATGTCCTGGAGCGGTATTTTCCCGACCGCGATGACCTCATGCTCGAAAAGGAACCTCTCGAAGCCCTGGCGCGGGATGGCGAACTCATGGCCTTCCGGCACGATGGCTTCTGGCAACCCATGGACACACCGCGCGAGTTTCAACTTCTGAACGACCTGTGGAGGAGCGGCGAGGCCCCGTGGAAAATCTGGTGA
- a CDS encoding GDP-mannose 4,6-dehydratase, which produces MENLVNFWRDRRVFVTGATGLVGSWLVKALLAQGAQVIALIRDADPQSELLRSGDLRRVAVVNGRLEDFATLERALHDHEPDTVFHLAAQTIVGAAHRNPLENFESNVRGTYHLLEACRRGQPFVQRIVVASSDKAYGTAETLPYVETMPLRGQHPYEVAKSCADLITAAYHHTYGLPVAIARCGNIYGGGDLNWSRIVPGTIRAFWRGERPVIRSDGTYVRDYLYVEDVVDAYLRLAVYLDRPGVAGEGFNFSPERPLTVLELVERIQDLMDCRHIPLDIRNTAVGEIHSQYLDASKARERLHWTPRRPLEDGLRATIAWYRAFLDEQDRLWKDRNLTGA; this is translated from the coding sequence GTGGAAAATCTGGTGAACTTCTGGCGCGACCGGCGGGTGTTTGTTACCGGGGCCACAGGTCTGGTCGGGTCGTGGCTGGTCAAGGCGTTGCTCGCCCAAGGCGCGCAGGTCATTGCCCTCATCCGGGATGCCGATCCGCAATCCGAACTGCTGCGCTCCGGCGACCTCCGGCGCGTCGCCGTCGTCAACGGCCGGCTGGAAGACTTTGCAACGCTCGAACGCGCCCTCCACGACCACGAACCCGACACCGTGTTTCATCTGGCGGCGCAGACCATCGTTGGAGCGGCGCACCGCAATCCGCTGGAGAACTTCGAGTCGAATGTCCGTGGCACGTATCACCTGCTCGAAGCCTGCCGGCGGGGACAGCCCTTCGTTCAGCGCATCGTGGTGGCTTCCAGCGACAAGGCCTACGGCACGGCTGAAACCTTGCCTTATGTCGAGACCATGCCGCTGCGCGGCCAGCATCCCTACGAAGTGGCCAAAAGCTGTGCCGACCTCATCACAGCCGCCTATCACCACACCTACGGCCTGCCGGTGGCCATTGCCCGGTGCGGCAACATCTACGGCGGCGGCGACCTGAACTGGAGCCGCATCGTACCGGGCACAATCCGCGCCTTCTGGCGGGGTGAACGCCCTGTCATCCGCAGTGACGGCACGTACGTCCGTGACTACCTCTATGTCGAGGACGTGGTTGACGCTTACCTGCGGCTGGCCGTTTACCTTGACCGGCCCGGCGTTGCAGGGGAAGGGTTCAACTTCAGTCCCGAACGGCCTCTGACGGTGCTGGAACTTGTAGAGCGGATTCAGGACCTGATGGACTGCCGGCATATTCCGCTCGACATCCGCAATACGGCCGTGGGCGAAATTCACTCGCAGTACCTGGATGCCTCCAAGGCGCGGGAGCGTCTCCACTGGACGCCCCGGCGTCCGCTGGAGGACGGCCTGCGCGCCACCATTGCGTGGTATCGTGCCTTCCTCGATGAGCAGGACCGCCTCTGGAAAGACCGAAATCTGACGGGAGCTTGA
- a CDS encoding dTDP-4-dehydrorhamnose 3,5-epimerase family protein — protein MIDGVAVRPLRQIPDERGKIMHMLRADAPHFERFGEIYFSCVYPGAIKAWHIHKAMTLNYAVIVGRIKLVLYDDREHSPTRGELMELFIGDGNYALVTIPPRIWNGFKGIGTETAIVANCATLPHDPEEIERMDPFTDRIPYRWDIRHG, from the coding sequence ATGATTGACGGCGTGGCCGTGCGCCCCCTGCGGCAGATTCCTGACGAACGCGGCAAGATCATGCACATGCTGCGGGCTGATGCGCCGCACTTCGAGCGGTTCGGCGAGATTTACTTTTCCTGTGTCTATCCGGGAGCCATCAAGGCCTGGCACATCCACAAGGCAATGACGCTCAACTACGCCGTCATCGTCGGGCGCATCAAGCTCGTGCTCTACGACGACCGGGAGCACTCGCCGACCCGTGGCGAACTCATGGAGCTGTTCATCGGGGACGGCAACTACGCCCTCGTGACCATCCCGCCCCGGATTTGGAACGGCTTCAAAGGCATTGGCACGGAAACGGCCATCGTGGCCAACTGTGCCACCCTGCCCCATGACCCGGAGGAAATCGAACGGATGGACCCGTTCACCGACCGCATTCCCTACCGCTGGGACATCCGCCACGGATGA
- a CDS encoding NAD-dependent epimerase/dehydratase family protein: MAEPVYLLIGGAGYFGARLAEDLAQRGRVVITGRRRSPARDRWLARQVGRITWQFYDAAETSRLPAETDYAAVFNLATPGAAEAAAQPETARQQALTTVEQALHLVTTGRARRLIHFSTFHVYGAPSPETPRTWYGEDDPPTPTHPYGLVHAACEARLAEAALPSVLVVRPTNLVGRPAHMDLGPQQRLIFLDLCRQVVTQRALTLLTDGLAYRDFLPIPAALAAIHCLLDAPSWPRQCHLAAGQAMTLRTLAERIQQVAARQYQWEVALTTGNRTDAFRVPFHVDTTTLRRLGWSPPEEAVLDAEIAATLAGFQTVTE; the protein is encoded by the coding sequence ATGGCTGAACCGGTGTATCTCCTCATTGGCGGAGCCGGCTACTTTGGCGCGCGGCTGGCGGAAGACCTTGCCCAACGCGGGCGGGTTGTCATCACCGGCCGCCGCCGCTCCCCCGCGCGTGACCGGTGGCTGGCGCGCCAGGTCGGACGCATCACCTGGCAGTTCTATGACGCGGCCGAAACGTCCCGGCTGCCGGCGGAAACCGACTATGCCGCCGTGTTCAATCTGGCGACACCGGGCGCAGCCGAAGCTGCCGCACAGCCGGAAACCGCCCGGCAGCAGGCCTTGACCACGGTGGAACAGGCACTGCACCTCGTCACCACCGGGCGCGCGCGTCGGCTGATACATTTTTCGACCTTCCACGTCTATGGCGCGCCGTCGCCTGAAACGCCGCGCACCTGGTACGGGGAGGACGACCCGCCGACGCCGACGCATCCGTATGGCCTTGTTCATGCCGCCTGCGAGGCCCGTCTGGCCGAGGCAGCCCTACCTTCCGTGCTGGTTGTGCGTCCGACGAATCTCGTGGGGCGGCCGGCGCACATGGACCTGGGACCGCAGCAGCGGCTCATCTTTCTTGACCTTTGCCGGCAGGTTGTCACCCAACGCGCCCTGACGCTGCTGACCGATGGTTTGGCCTACCGGGACTTCTTGCCGATCCCGGCGGCGCTGGCTGCCATTCACTGCCTGCTCGATGCCCCTTCCTGGCCCCGGCAGTGTCATCTGGCGGCCGGCCAGGCCATGACGCTGCGGACGCTGGCCGAACGCATCCAACAGGTTGCCGCCCGGCAGTACCAATGGGAAGTGGCACTGACCACGGGCAACCGGACGGATGCCTTCCGGGTTCCGTTTCATGTGGACACCACCACCCTGCGCCGGCTGGGATGGTCGCCGCCCGAAGAAGCGGTGCTCGATGCTGAAATTGCCGCCACCCTGGCCGGCTTTCAGACGGTCACGGAATGA
- a CDS encoding glycosyltransferase family 4 protein produces the protein MMRQPPVVLFVTSYVSPFMTELTAAVNDLGQVAFHAAYLETSQFANHGAHWNTAAERPDTHRRPADVPVTDFLRDWFDRYRPQVVICGYGRGPAYEATFAYCRRTGAVFGVFAEQPMRDGRLKHLARRAYYAQLWRRMPPTFVLAVGDRAVQFYRRLLRDPEAAVFFPYYQDLRPVLAIPDRPARDTLHFLFSGRLAAQHGIRGLAAAFEKLAQTHPGRFHWCVSGTGDEERWIRQAMARCPALAQAVSFDREFATWNDRLRPFAASDVLVLPSFHAGWGLVIPEALGAGMPVITTRGVEAARYYVEAGVNGLFVEPHPKDIHRALAFCLDHPQAVEAMRRHTRASVARGDVRVGAARLVDVLSRWL, from the coding sequence ATGATGCGCCAGCCGCCGGTTGTTCTTTTTGTCACCAGCTATGTGTCGCCGTTCATGACCGAGCTGACGGCGGCCGTCAATGACCTGGGACAGGTGGCGTTCCACGCCGCCTATCTCGAAACCTCCCAGTTTGCCAACCACGGGGCGCACTGGAACACAGCGGCCGAGCGCCCGGATACGCATCGCCGCCCGGCCGACGTGCCGGTGACGGACTTCCTGCGGGACTGGTTTGACCGCTACCGTCCGCAAGTTGTGATTTGCGGTTACGGGCGGGGGCCGGCGTACGAAGCCACCTTTGCCTACTGCCGGCGTACCGGTGCGGTTTTTGGCGTCTTTGCCGAACAGCCCATGCGCGATGGCCGGCTCAAGCATCTGGCGCGCCGGGCCTACTACGCCCAACTCTGGCGGCGGATGCCTCCGACCTTTGTTCTGGCTGTTGGCGACCGCGCCGTACAGTTTTACCGGCGTCTGTTGCGCGACCCCGAAGCAGCCGTGTTTTTCCCGTACTATCAGGATTTACGCCCGGTGCTCGCCATTCCCGACCGGCCGGCGCGGGACACTCTCCACTTTCTCTTTTCCGGCCGGCTGGCAGCGCAGCATGGCATCCGTGGTCTGGCGGCGGCCTTTGAAAAGTTGGCGCAGACGCATCCCGGCCGCTTTCACTGGTGTGTTTCAGGCACTGGAGACGAAGAACGCTGGATTCGGCAGGCCATGGCGCGTTGCCCGGCGCTGGCGCAGGCGGTGAGCTTCGACCGGGAGTTTGCGACCTGGAACGACCGTCTGCGGCCGTTTGCCGCTTCGGACGTGCTGGTACTGCCGAGTTTTCATGCGGGTTGGGGACTGGTGATCCCGGAAGCGTTGGGCGCGGGGATGCCGGTCATCACCACGCGCGGCGTCGAAGCAGCGCGTTATTATGTCGAGGCTGGCGTCAACGGCCTGTTCGTTGAGCCGCACCCGAAAGACATCCACCGGGCGCTGGCCTTTTGTCTCGATCACCCGCAGGCTGTCGAGGCCATGCGTCGGCATACCCGCGCCTCTGTGGCGCGGGGCGACGTCCGGGTGGGAGCTGCCCGGCTGGTGGATGTGTTGTCCCGGTGGCTTTGA
- the larE gene encoding ATP-dependent sacrificial sulfur transferase LarE, which yields MDAASSPSLAGHAAADKEQALRVWLRQAQRLIVALSGGVDSGYLAFLAHQELGTQALMVTGDSPSLARLEREAITQFVTRYGMRHVFVETHELDHPAYRANPVERCYFCKQELFGQLWSLARQEGIGVVCDGTNADDMNDFRPGQRAAAEQSVSSPLAQFGFTKTDIRERAQHWELPMADKPASPCLASRIPHGQPVTIGKLTAIERGEQALRALGFREVRLRHHADVARIEVGAAELSRALNPAMAARLVAALKPLGFRFITLDLEGFRSGSLNPAAASHAAACHTERHTESPSALSRTL from the coding sequence GTGGACGCTGCTTCATCCCCCTCCTTAGCCGGTCACGCTGCCGCCGACAAAGAACAGGCTCTCCGGGTGTGGTTGCGCCAGGCGCAACGCCTCATTGTGGCGCTTTCGGGTGGTGTGGACAGCGGTTATCTGGCCTTCCTGGCCCATCAGGAATTAGGCACGCAAGCCCTCATGGTCACGGGCGACAGCCCCAGTCTGGCCCGCCTGGAACGGGAAGCCATAACGCAATTCGTGACGCGCTATGGAATGCGTCATGTGTTTGTGGAAACCCACGAACTCGACCATCCGGCCTACCGCGCCAACCCGGTTGAACGCTGCTACTTCTGCAAGCAGGAACTCTTCGGCCAGCTCTGGTCTCTGGCCCGGCAGGAAGGCATCGGTGTGGTCTGCGATGGCACCAACGCTGATGATATGAACGACTTCCGTCCCGGACAGCGCGCGGCGGCCGAACAGTCCGTCAGCAGTCCGCTGGCGCAGTTTGGGTTCACCAAGACGGACATTCGGGAGCGCGCGCAGCACTGGGAGTTACCCATGGCCGACAAGCCGGCTTCACCCTGTCTGGCGTCGCGGATTCCGCATGGGCAGCCGGTGACCATTGGCAAGCTCACGGCCATCGAGCGCGGCGAGCAGGCGTTGCGCGCACTGGGGTTTCGTGAGGTGCGCCTCCGTCACCACGCGGATGTGGCCCGGATTGAAGTGGGTGCTGCCGAGCTGTCCCGTGCGCTCAATCCAGCGATGGCTGCCCGGCTGGTGGCGGCGCTCAAACCCCTTGGCTTTCGCTTCATCACCCTCGACCTTGAAGGCTTTCGCAGCGGCTCGCTCAACCCTGCTGCGGCCAGCCATGCCGCGGCCTGTCATACCGAACGTCATACCGAATCGCCGTCCGCACTTTCGAGGACACTCTGA
- a CDS encoding Glu/Leu/Phe/Val family dehydrogenase has translation MPNAFVDDARNFKEDNPFESMMSRFDNAAKLLDLDPNIYRILRCPTREMTVYIPTMMDDGHYEVFVGYRVQHNFARGPAKGGIRYAPDVTLDEVRALAAWMTWKCAVVNIPYGGGKGGIVCDPHKMSLTELERLTRRYTAEILDIIGPERDVPAPDMNTNEQVMAWVMDTYSMHARHTVNAVVTGKPVELGGSRGRREATGRGLLFVIQEACKKFDLKPEETRIVVQGAGNVGGIGATLLHEAGFKVIGISEIRHGLYNPNGLDIPAALAHLRKHKTFEGFEGGELITNAELLELDCEVLLPAATENQITTQNVERIKCRILCEGANGPTTAAADEVLERKGVFVIPDILANAGGVTVSYFEWVQNRMGFFWKEDFVNERLQDTMVSSFNDVLSYAEKHKVNMRTAAYMLAIDRVAYETKMRGIYA, from the coding sequence ATGCCAAACGCTTTTGTTGATGACGCCCGTAATTTCAAGGAAGACAACCCGTTCGAGTCCATGATGTCGCGCTTCGACAATGCGGCAAAACTGCTCGACCTTGACCCGAACATCTATCGCATCCTGCGCTGCCCCACACGCGAAATGACCGTGTACATCCCGACCATGATGGATGACGGTCACTATGAAGTCTTTGTGGGCTATCGCGTCCAACACAACTTTGCCCGTGGGCCGGCCAAAGGCGGCATCCGCTATGCGCCCGACGTGACGCTGGATGAGGTCCGCGCCCTGGCAGCCTGGATGACCTGGAAGTGCGCTGTGGTCAACATTCCCTACGGCGGCGGCAAGGGGGGCATTGTGTGTGACCCGCACAAGATGTCCCTGACGGAACTCGAACGCCTTACCCGGCGCTACACGGCTGAAATTCTTGACATCATTGGACCCGAACGGGACGTTCCGGCGCCGGACATGAACACCAACGAGCAGGTCATGGCGTGGGTGATGGACACCTACTCGATGCATGCCCGCCACACCGTCAATGCCGTCGTCACCGGCAAGCCCGTTGAACTCGGCGGCTCGCGGGGCCGGCGGGAAGCCACCGGACGGGGACTGCTGTTCGTCATCCAGGAAGCCTGCAAGAAATTTGACCTCAAGCCGGAGGAAACCCGGATCGTCGTCCAGGGCGCAGGCAATGTCGGCGGCATCGGCGCCACCCTGTTGCACGAGGCCGGGTTCAAGGTCATCGGCATCTCGGAAATTCGCCACGGACTCTACAACCCGAACGGGCTGGACATTCCGGCGGCGCTTGCTCACCTGCGCAAACACAAGACCTTCGAGGGTTTTGAGGGCGGCGAACTCATCACCAATGCGGAGTTGCTCGAACTCGACTGCGAAGTACTCCTGCCGGCGGCGACGGAAAACCAGATCACGACCCAGAATGTCGAACGGATCAAGTGCCGCATCCTGTGCGAAGGGGCCAACGGGCCGACGACGGCAGCCGCCGACGAAGTGCTTGAAAGAAAGGGCGTTTTCGTCATCCCGGACATCCTCGCCAACGCCGGCGGCGTGACGGTTTCCTACTTCGAGTGGGTGCAGAACCGCATGGGCTTCTTCTGGAAGGAAGACTTTGTCAACGAGCGCCTGCAGGACACGATGGTGTCCAGCTTCAACGATGTCCTCAGCTATGCCGAAAAGCATAAGGTGAACATGCGCACGGCGGCGTACATGCTGGCCATTGACCGTGTAGCCTACGAAACCAAGATGCGGGGCATCTACGCCTGA